One window of Sphingobacteriales bacterium genomic DNA carries:
- a CDS encoding S8 family serine peptidase encodes MLTRFLPFRFLVSTLLFSMLTFKVQAQSLPASERYVDNEVLVKLAPGIEAAGEERVALDLLGAHKLSTIYGTEVQVWQIPDMLTINGRTINNPEELGEYLKNSPHPYIEYAEPNYIYSISLTPNDPMLGSLWGMNKIQAPQAWDTETDCSDVVVGVIDTGIDWTHPDLVNNIWQNLGEDADGDGHVLEYIGGVWQFDPGDIDGIDNDGNGYADDFIGWDFKNNDNNPMDDNSHGTHCAGTIGAQGNNGLGVVGVCWQVKLMGLKFFGASGQGGYTSDAVAALNYATNMGIKITNNSWGGGGYSQTLYNAILNAQNNNSIFVAAAGNSANNNDDVPHYPSSYTLPNIISVAATTPNDILASFSNYGTTSVDLAAPGTAILSTVLEGAYSSYSGTSMAAPHVAGAAALVYCPGMGYADIKAAILSQVDVVPELAGKCVTGGRLNVFKALNNANCCNALSSFTLPAGNCVNQPLTFVNTSTGATSYQWLVNNVLQSTGTNLSYTFASSGTYTITLIAANATCNHASTQDITITALPESGFTYTKNGLILSVSATTSIATSYLWNFGDGNTSNGQNAVHTYTTFGTYSVCLSVSNSCGINNSCQSISVSNNPCDGIEENWTTYNSASVGLPFNSMFRIVIDLNGNKWIGSGGLSKFDGENWTTYNTSNSGLPSNNVTGIAIDTDGVKWIGTSNAGLAKYDGINWTVYNTSNSELPSYIVHPITIDASNNKWIGTNGGGLAKFDGTNWTHYWSYNSGLPNNSVKEIVIDAIGNKWIGTYGGGLSKFDGTNWTTYNISNSGLPHNYIESIVIDPAGVKWIGTWGGLAKFDGTNWTIYNTSNSLLPNNYVFSISIDAAGNKWIGTNLGVSKFDGTNWTTYNSSNSGLYYNSVVCIVLDENENKWIGSIGAITVLSDCPSPCPSVPSFTNNPITCAYGPTIFTNTSTNATNYQWYVNGINVSTDTDLTYTFPAAGSYILKLEAYNGTCFNEYTQTVTVSSDCVWPGDANADGVVNMMDWLALGLAYNKTGAPRSDQTIGFSPKPAANFTTSFTGELFTGINHKHADCSGSGIVNAADTTAIVQNFGQSSGTGPASTDDFDNFPEALISSEANTPVVALNNSAFIDITLQNTVNGGAINCYGLAFTLQYDGVNPRLHFGGSCFGTPGVDFIASYKVNTVSKLLYVGITRINHTNVSAIGKVATLEVTVDELPAGDPPLYSMPVTGASVTDNNGYLIPMGAGATASMQVFEYLAQEQAPLLNAKVLLQGAIPGDIFIGAPQMNTTLRSSNLLPVQQPYHVLPWFYPGTESAGSPANLPSNAVDWVLLEFRHAVTNAIVWQKAAILLNDGSIQDAINPIPGRVRLESTLTGDLVSANQSYYLIVRHRNHLAVASSTPLPISGNLMTFNFTLQPGAALGSNQLTPVGGQYAMKAGDVFADGVIHFGDYNAYATNPNMSNQYHRNDCNLDGNVNATDFQTLAPNISSIGVNMVRYNIEL; translated from the coding sequence ATGTTAACCCGATTCTTACCCTTCCGTTTTTTGGTTTCCACTCTGCTCTTTTCTATGCTGACATTTAAAGTACAAGCGCAGTCGTTGCCCGCCTCAGAACGCTATGTTGACAATGAAGTTTTGGTAAAATTAGCACCGGGAATAGAAGCAGCCGGTGAAGAACGGGTTGCTTTAGATTTGCTGGGGGCTCATAAATTAAGCACTATTTACGGAACAGAGGTGCAGGTATGGCAAATACCCGACATGCTGACCATAAACGGACGAACCATAAACAACCCCGAAGAATTGGGCGAATATTTGAAGAATAGCCCGCACCCATACATAGAATATGCCGAACCCAATTATATTTATTCCATTAGCCTAACCCCCAACGACCCAATGTTGGGCAGTTTATGGGGGATGAACAAGATACAGGCTCCCCAAGCCTGGGATACCGAAACCGATTGCAGCGATGTGGTGGTGGGCGTGATTGACACCGGCATAGACTGGACTCATCCCGATTTGGTGAACAATATTTGGCAAAATTTAGGCGAAGATGCTGATGGAGACGGACATGTTTTAGAGTATATCGGTGGGGTATGGCAATTTGACCCGGGAGATATAGACGGAATAGATAACGATGGAAACGGCTATGCGGACGATTTTATCGGATGGGATTTTAAGAATAACGACAACAACCCAATGGACGATAATTCACACGGAACACATTGTGCCGGCACTATCGGCGCACAAGGAAACAACGGTTTGGGTGTTGTAGGAGTATGCTGGCAGGTTAAACTCATGGGGTTAAAATTTTTTGGTGCTTCGGGTCAAGGTGGCTATACTTCTGATGCTGTAGCAGCACTGAATTATGCAACCAATATGGGTATAAAAATTACCAACAACAGTTGGGGAGGTGGTGGATATTCCCAAACGCTGTACAATGCCATTTTGAACGCACAAAACAACAATTCTATTTTTGTGGCGGCAGCAGGCAACTCGGCAAACAATAACGATGATGTGCCGCACTATCCTTCAAGCTACACGCTACCCAATATCATTTCTGTTGCAGCAACTACGCCAAACGATATATTAGCGAGTTTTTCCAACTACGGCACAACGTCTGTTGATTTGGCAGCCCCCGGCACGGCAATTCTTAGTACAGTACTTGAGGGTGCTTATAGTAGTTATAGCGGCACCTCTATGGCTGCACCTCATGTGGCAGGCGCTGCCGCTTTGGTTTATTGCCCGGGTATGGGTTATGCCGATATTAAAGCGGCTATTCTAAGTCAAGTGGATGTAGTGCCGGAATTGGCGGGAAAGTGTGTAACCGGAGGGCGGTTAAATGTCTTTAAGGCATTGAACAATGCCAATTGTTGTAACGCTTTGTCCAGCTTCACGCTTCCTGCGGGTAATTGCGTTAATCAACCCTTAACTTTTGTCAATACTTCTACCGGGGCAACAAGTTACCAATGGTTGGTCAATAATGTACTTCAAAGTACAGGCACTAATCTTTCTTATACTTTTGCTTCATCCGGTACTTACACCATTACACTTATAGCTGCCAATGCCACTTGTAACCATGCTAGCACGCAAGATATAACTATTACCGCTCTACCTGAATCTGGTTTTACTTATACTAAAAACGGGTTAATACTATCGGTTTCAGCTACTACTTCCATCGCAACGAGTTATTTATGGAACTTTGGAGATGGAAATACAAGTAACGGGCAAAATGCTGTTCATACTTATACAACTTTTGGAACTTATAGTGTTTGCCTGTCGGTTAGCAATTCTTGCGGTATTAATAATTCCTGCCAAAGTATATCAGTTAGTAATAATCCTTGCGATGGAATAGAAGAAAATTGGACTACTTACAATTCTGCTAGTGTAGGATTGCCATTTAATTCTATGTTTCGTATTGTGATTGATTTGAACGGGAATAAATGGATAGGGAGTGGGGGATTATCAAAATTTGATGGTGAAAATTGGACTACTTATAATACTTCTAATTCAGGCTTACCTTCTAATAACGTTACAGGTATTGCTATAGACACTGATGGGGTTAAATGGATCGGAACGTCAAATGCTGGTCTAGCAAAATATGATGGTATAAATTGGACTGTTTATAATACTTCTAATTCGGAATTACCTTCCTATATAGTTCATCCAATAACTATTGATGCCTCAAACAACAAATGGATTGGAACTAATGGAGGAGGGTTAGCAAAATTTGATGGAACGAATTGGACACATTACTGGTCTTATAATTCAGGATTACCTAACAATTCCGTTAAGGAAATTGTAATCGATGCAATAGGAAATAAATGGATTGGAACTTATGGAGGAGGGTTATCAAAATTTGATGGAACGAATTGGACAACTTATAATATTTCAAATTCCGGATTGCCCCACAATTACATTGAAAGTATAGTTATAGATCCAGCAGGAGTTAAATGGATTGGAACATGGGGAGGTTTAGCAAAATTTGATGGCACTAATTGGACTATTTACAATACCTCTAATTCGTTATTACCTAATAATTATGTTTTTTCTATTTCCATAGATGCTGCCGGAAATAAATGGATCGGAACTAATTTAGGAGTGTCAAAATTTGATGGAACAAATTGGACTACGTATAATTCATCTAATTCAGGATTATATTATAATTCGGTTGTGTGTATTGTTTTAGATGAAAACGAGAATAAGTGGATTGGATCGATTGGAGCTATTACTGTTTTAAGCGATTGCCCCTCACCATGTCCATCTGTCCCATCCTTTACAAACAACCCAATCACTTGTGCCTACGGACCAACTATTTTCACCAACACCTCAACCAATGCAACCAACTACCAATGGTATGTAAACGGAATTAACGTAAGTACCGATACTGACCTGACTTATACTTTCCCCGCCGCCGGAAGCTATATTCTAAAGTTGGAAGCCTATAACGGAACTTGTTTTAACGAATACACGCAGACGGTAACAGTTTCGTCCGATTGCGTTTGGCCGGGCGATGCCAATGCCGATGGCGTTGTCAATATGATGGATTGGTTGGCGCTGGGGTTGGCGTACAATAAAACCGGCGCTCCGCGAAGCGACCAAACTATCGGGTTCAGTCCCAAACCGGCTGCCAATTTCACCACTTCCTTTACCGGAGAACTGTTTACGGGCATCAACCATAAACACGCCGACTGCAGCGGCAGCGGTATTGTCAATGCAGCCGATACAACGGCCATAGTTCAGAATTTCGGGCAAAGTTCGGGCACCGGCCCGGCAAGCACGGACGATTTTGACAATTTTCCCGAAGCGTTGATATCATCGGAAGCTAATACCCCCGTAGTTGCGCTGAACAACAGCGCGTTTATTGATATCACCTTACAAAATACAGTCAATGGCGGCGCTATCAACTGCTACGGGTTGGCGTTTACTCTTCAGTATGATGGGGTGAATCCCCGTTTGCATTTCGGGGGTTCCTGTTTCGGTACTCCGGGGGTTGATTTCATCGCTTCTTATAAGGTGAATACGGTGAGCAAGTTGCTCTATGTGGGCATCACTCGCATCAATCATACCAATGTGTCGGCAATTGGCAAGGTGGCTACGCTGGAAGTTACGGTGGACGAACTGCCCGCAGGCGACCCGCCGCTTTATAGTATGCCGGTTACCGGCGCTTCCGTTACAGACAACAACGGGTATCTTATTCCTATGGGAGCCGGCGCTACCGCATCTATGCAGGTTTTCGAGTATCTTGCACAAGAACAAGCGCCTCTACTCAATGCCAAAGTATTGCTTCAGGGTGCTATACCCGGTGATATCTTTATAGGTGCACCGCAAATGAATACGACATTACGCAGCAGTAATCTGCTACCGGTACAACAACCCTATCATGTTCTTCCATGGTTTTATCCAGGTACGGAAAGTGCGGGTTCGCCGGCAAACCTTCCTTCAAATGCAGTTGATTGGGTCTTGCTCGAATTTCGTCATGCCGTTACAAACGCTATCGTTTGGCAAAAAGCAGCCATTTTATTGAACGATGGTAGCATACAGGATGCCATCAACCCGATACCCGGAAGAGTGCGCTTAGAATCAACGCTTACGGGCGATTTGGTTTCGGCAAACCAATCTTACTATTTGATAGTACGGCACAGAAACCACCTCGCCGTTGCAAGCAGCACACCCTTACCCATCTCAGGCAACCTGATGACCTTTAATTTTACCTTACAACCCGGTGCGGCTTTGGGCAGCAACCAACTCACACCCGTAGGCGGGCAATACGCGATGAAAGCAGGAGATGTTTTTGCAGATGGAGTGATACATTTTGGAGATTACAATGCCTACGCAACAAACCCAAACATGAGCAATCAATATCACCGAAACGACTGTAACTTAGATGGCAATGTTAATGCAACCGACTTTCAAACGCTTGCACCCAATATCAGTAGTATTGGGGTAAATATGGTGAGGTATAATATTGAGTTATAG
- a CDS encoding ABC transporter permease: protein MIFGKKKTKQIEEAILNNTPNSDQSYWANVKRQFNKNRLAVWSLRIFYVILFIAVFADFLSNERPLVCKLDGKLMFPVLKQYSVSLGLGKWDQQFVTKRWDEHNYDFAVWPPIPYSSTTIDKSNRNFVSPFAEQRVKSWRWKHILGTDELGRDVAAGMIHGTRVAISVGIIAMSIASMIGIFLGSLAGYFGDSRLQMSRIRLYLNLLGIVLAVFYAFIARGYAMGEGAAESGGFMKQLLISIGIFTGILIIVNLLATVLKKVPLLGNRVNIATDLLIMRLIEVFNSIPGLLLILSIVALTKPSIINVMVIIGFISWTSIARFIRAELLRIRNLEYIEAAQAMGFSEARIIFRHAIPNALTPVLITIAFGIASAILTEAFLSFLGIGVAAEEVTWGSLLNLARTHFPAWWLAIFPGTAIFITVTIFNLIGEGLTDALDPRLKQ from the coding sequence ATGATTTTTGGCAAAAAGAAAACAAAGCAAATCGAAGAGGCAATCCTAAACAATACGCCAAATAGCGATCAAAGTTATTGGGCGAATGTAAAACGTCAGTTCAATAAAAACCGGTTAGCTGTCTGGTCTTTGCGAATTTTCTATGTCATTCTGTTTATTGCCGTTTTTGCCGATTTTTTATCCAATGAACGCCCGTTGGTTTGTAAATTAGACGGAAAGCTGATGTTTCCGGTATTAAAACAGTATTCCGTCAGCTTGGGATTAGGTAAATGGGATCAACAATTTGTAACCAAACGTTGGGACGAACACAATTACGATTTTGCAGTTTGGCCACCTATACCTTATTCTTCTACAACTATTGACAAGTCAAACCGAAATTTTGTCAGCCCATTTGCCGAACAACGGGTAAAATCGTGGCGGTGGAAGCATATTCTGGGTACGGACGAGCTTGGTCGTGATGTTGCAGCAGGAATGATACATGGCACACGAGTAGCAATTTCTGTAGGAATCATCGCAATGTCTATTGCCTCTATGATAGGTATCTTTTTAGGTTCTCTTGCCGGTTACTTTGGAGATAGTCGGCTTCAAATGTCCCGAATCAGGTTATACCTCAATCTTTTAGGTATCGTACTGGCTGTATTTTATGCTTTTATTGCCCGGGGTTATGCGATGGGAGAAGGTGCTGCCGAAAGTGGAGGTTTTATGAAACAACTCCTGATCAGTATTGGCATTTTTACCGGCATCCTGATAATTGTAAACCTTTTAGCAACTGTTTTGAAAAAAGTTCCGCTGTTAGGAAATAGGGTCAATATAGCAACAGACCTTCTCATCATGCGTCTGATTGAAGTTTTCAATTCAATACCCGGTTTATTGCTGATTTTATCTATCGTAGCCTTAACAAAACCTTCTATCATCAATGTGATGGTAATTATCGGATTTATATCATGGACAAGTATCGCCCGCTTCATACGGGCAGAGTTATTGAGAATCCGAAATCTCGAATATATCGAAGCTGCACAGGCAATGGGTTTTAGCGAAGCTCGGATTATTTTTCGTCATGCCATACCTAATGCGCTGACACCCGTGTTGATAACCATTGCTTTTGGAATTGCAAGTGCTATTTTAACCGAAGCCTTTTTGTCGTTTTTAGGAATTGGCGTGGCTGCTGAAGAAGTTACCTGGGGTTCTTTGTTAAATCTGGCAAGAACTCATTTCCCCGCCTGGTGGCTGGCTATTTTTCCGGGTACTGCCATCTTTATCACAGTTACTATTTTTAACCTCATCGGCGAAGGATTGACTGATGCTTTAGACCCTCGTTTGAAACAGTAA
- a CDS encoding ABC transporter permease yields the protein MFKYIVQRLIIFLPTLIAVSLVAFSLSKLAPGDPVELLVKGQSGESGQKASVQAYEEVSRRLGLDLPVFYGAFSTAAFPDTLHQIIKKSERENLSVLISQYGNWQQISNYYLSLKKLERDLAYIPSDTSISIARNTVSRHVKDLLINHKSNRIEFAIQEIQTTLSDSNSLSVLRPLAGNVATDYENIKSQATTYKNYIPSIKWYGFKNQYHHWITNFFTGNFGISYLDNRPVGSKMWDALRWTLIINFISIILAYLIAVPIGVTTAVKKDQVYDRIVTTALFILYSLPSFWIGTILIVFFTTSEYGEWLNWFPTGGVTDLLSDTPFFTRALDILHHLALPIFCVTYGSFAFISRQMRGGMLTVIRQDYIRTAKAKGLEEKTIVWKHAFRNSLFPIITLFAYIFPAAIAGAVTIEVIYSIPGMGKLAVDSIVARDWPVVFTILMFAAILTMVGNLVADLLYALVDPRVTYSNKS from the coding sequence ATGTTCAAATACATCGTTCAACGACTAATCATCTTTCTTCCAACCCTGATTGCCGTTTCTTTAGTTGCCTTTTCATTGAGCAAATTAGCACCCGGAGATCCGGTTGAATTATTGGTCAAAGGCCAATCGGGCGAATCTGGTCAAAAGGCTTCTGTTCAGGCCTATGAAGAAGTATCGAGAAGGCTCGGTTTGGATTTGCCGGTCTTCTACGGAGCATTCTCTACGGCAGCATTTCCAGATACCTTACATCAGATTATTAAAAAATCTGAACGGGAAAATCTTTCTGTATTGATAAGCCAATATGGAAATTGGCAACAGATTTCCAATTACTACCTTTCTTTAAAAAAGTTGGAAAGAGATTTGGCCTATATCCCTTCAGATACTTCTATTTCCATTGCCCGTAATACGGTTTCCCGGCATGTTAAAGATTTGCTGATCAATCATAAAAGTAACAGGATAGAGTTCGCCATTCAAGAAATTCAGACAACATTATCCGACAGCAATTCTTTAAGTGTGCTTCGCCCCCTTGCCGGAAATGTGGCAACCGATTATGAAAACATCAAGTCTCAGGCAACAACATATAAAAACTATATCCCTTCCATTAAATGGTATGGATTTAAAAACCAGTACCATCACTGGATTACCAATTTCTTTACCGGTAATTTCGGAATTTCATACTTAGACAACCGACCTGTAGGAAGCAAAATGTGGGACGCTCTTAGATGGACACTGATCATTAACTTTATTTCCATCATATTGGCTTATCTGATTGCCGTTCCGATAGGAGTTACTACCGCAGTTAAAAAAGATCAGGTCTATGACCGCATAGTTACAACGGCATTGTTTATTTTATACTCCCTGCCTTCATTTTGGATAGGGACTATACTCATTGTGTTTTTTACAACCTCCGAATATGGCGAGTGGCTGAACTGGTTTCCAACCGGAGGCGTTACTGACCTGCTGTCAGATACTCCTTTTTTCACCCGGGCGCTCGATATCCTGCACCACCTTGCATTGCCTATCTTTTGTGTAACTTATGGTTCGTTTGCATTTATTTCCCGGCAAATGCGCGGTGGCATGTTAACTGTTATCCGGCAGGATTATATCCGGACTGCCAAAGCAAAAGGGCTTGAAGAAAAAACAATTGTGTGGAAACATGCATTCAGAAACTCACTGTTTCCCATTATAACTTTGTTTGCCTATATTTTTCCTGCGGCTATCGCAGGTGCTGTAACCATTGAAGTTATTTACAGCATTCCCGGTATGGGAAAATTAGCCGTTGATTCCATTGTCGCCCGTGATTGGCCGGTGGTATTTACTATCCTGATGTTTGCCGCAATTTTAACTATGGTTGGCAATCTGGTTGCCGACTTGTTATATGCGCTTGTTGATCCGCGGGTTACATACAGCAACAAATCCTAA
- a CDS encoding ABC transporter substrate-binding protein translates to MKNIHLIFVQASLVILTLFLFSCSSGGGEGIANSKKLGDKNVVIHDLADADGMNPVTSSSANATYIQNNIFQGLLGIDFITLKTYGQLAVDRPLIEEISDGEYAGGMKLTYEIRPEAMWDNGTPVLASDYIFTIKAVKNPKTSCGSLRPYLEFIDDIQIDPQNPKKFSIYSKEKYILAEEFSGTTVMPEYIYDPTGIMKGFTVKELNDKKNATRLMSDKKIDEFAQSFNAPKHAREKGFVVGSGPYEFVEWATGQFVILQKKKDWWGDKVGGNLVGKPDKLTYKIVNDWTTAVTALKGEDLDVAHAIRPNDFLELKKNQKFNELFNISTPDELSYIYLGLNRRNPRLSDVKVRKALAHLVDKDEIIETLLYDMGVKVNGPVNPIKPYYNNNTPQIPYDVDKAKQLLKEAGWEDTDGNGIADKIVNGEKLEMTLQFKYNSGNDTRKNIGILLKENAKRAGVEIEVIAREWTVFLEDTKKRDYDIFCAGWVQSPILDDFKQIWHTSSDHPDGDNRVGFGNAESDKLIDDLRATLDENERNKMYHRFQELITEDQPYIFLYSPKNRLTIHARFENAEPSMNRPGFEQKAFTLKQNWLAEN, encoded by the coding sequence ATGAAAAACATTCATCTTATTTTCGTACAAGCTTCTCTTGTTATTTTGACACTATTCTTGTTTTCCTGTAGTTCGGGTGGTGGTGAAGGCATAGCCAACAGTAAAAAATTAGGCGATAAAAATGTAGTCATCCACGACCTTGCAGATGCAGACGGAATGAACCCGGTAACTTCAAGCAGTGCAAATGCAACATATATTCAAAACAATATTTTTCAGGGATTATTGGGTATAGATTTTATAACACTTAAAACTTATGGTCAATTAGCGGTTGATCGTCCGTTGATTGAAGAAATTTCAGATGGTGAATATGCAGGTGGAATGAAACTTACTTATGAAATCCGCCCGGAGGCAATGTGGGATAATGGTACTCCTGTTTTGGCAAGCGACTATATTTTTACCATTAAAGCCGTTAAAAATCCAAAAACAAGTTGTGGTTCTTTGCGCCCTTATTTAGAATTTATTGATGATATTCAGATAGACCCTCAAAACCCCAAAAAGTTTTCTATCTATTCAAAAGAAAAATACATTCTTGCCGAAGAGTTCAGCGGAACAACGGTAATGCCTGAATACATCTATGATCCTACGGGAATCATGAAAGGTTTTACAGTCAAAGAACTAAACGACAAGAAAAACGCTACCCGTTTGATGAGCGACAAAAAAATTGACGAATTTGCTCAAAGCTTTAACGCTCCGAAACATGCCCGTGAAAAAGGCTTTGTCGTTGGTTCGGGTCCTTATGAGTTTGTGGAATGGGCTACCGGACAATTTGTGATTCTTCAAAAAAAGAAAGATTGGTGGGGCGATAAAGTTGGCGGCAATCTCGTGGGCAAACCTGATAAACTGACCTATAAAATAGTGAACGATTGGACGACAGCGGTTACTGCTTTAAAAGGTGAAGATTTGGATGTGGCTCATGCAATCAGACCCAATGATTTTCTGGAACTTAAAAAAAATCAAAAGTTCAATGAGCTTTTCAATATATCTACACCTGATGAGTTATCCTATATATATTTAGGCCTTAACCGCCGTAATCCAAGGTTGTCTGATGTAAAGGTTAGGAAAGCATTGGCACACCTTGTGGATAAGGATGAGATTATTGAAACGCTTTTGTATGATATGGGTGTTAAAGTAAACGGACCGGTTAATCCCATCAAACCATATTATAACAATAACACTCCTCAAATTCCGTATGATGTAGATAAAGCAAAACAATTGCTGAAGGAAGCGGGATGGGAAGATACTGACGGAAACGGAATAGCAGATAAAATTGTCAATGGAGAAAAATTAGAAATGACTTTACAGTTTAAGTACAATTCTGGAAACGATACCCGAAAAAATATTGGTATCCTTCTCAAAGAAAATGCCAAACGTGCAGGAGTTGAGATTGAAGTCATTGCAAGAGAATGGACTGTATTTTTGGAAGATACTAAAAAAAGAGATTACGATATATTTTGTGCCGGTTGGGTACAATCTCCCATTCTTGACGATTTCAAACAAATCTGGCATACAAGCTCCGACCATCCTGATGGAGACAACCGCGTAGGGTTTGGCAATGCCGAAAGTGATAAACTGATTGATGATTTGAGGGCAACATTGGACGAAAACGAACGAAACAAAATGTATCATAGGTTTCAGGAGCTGATAACCGAAGATCAACCTTATATATTCTTGTATTCCCCCAAAAACCGCCTAACCATTCATGCGCGGTTTGAAAATGCAGAACCTTCAATGAACCGACCCGGATTTGAACAAAAAGCATTTACCCTGAAACAAAACTGGTTGGCTGAAAATTAA
- a CDS encoding TIGR01777 family protein codes for MTQKQQILITGASGLIGSRLTEFLIERGYVVKHLVRSPKPNASIPTFKWNVEKGIIDAEALSDTEIVVHLAGAGIGDKRWTTHNRRQIVNSRTQSTALLVNTLSQLKQHRVKTIIGASAIGYYGNRADQLLSESDLPQENDFLSETTRLWEQSYLPFINELGIRSCIFRIGIVLSNKGGALPKMDLPVRFCAPGFYFGTGKQFYSWIHIDDLCRLFIHAIENTHMSGTYNAVSPNPVTNKEFVLSILSAKERYALALPVPEWALRIGLGQMADIIFHSAKASSSKVENSGFSFNFPNLRSALKNIYDKP; via the coding sequence ATGACACAAAAACAGCAGATTTTAATTACAGGCGCTTCGGGATTAATTGGCAGCCGGTTGACGGAATTTCTGATCGAACGGGGTTATGTGGTAAAACATTTGGTGCGGAGCCCAAAACCAAATGCGAGTATTCCTACTTTTAAATGGAATGTTGAAAAAGGCATTATTGATGCAGAAGCATTAAGTGATACAGAAATTGTGGTTCATTTGGCCGGTGCAGGTATTGGAGATAAACGGTGGACAACTCATAACCGCAGGCAGATTGTTAATAGCCGGACTCAAAGTACTGCTTTACTGGTAAATACTTTGAGTCAGCTAAAACAACACCGGGTAAAAACAATAATCGGAGCTTCTGCTATAGGTTATTATGGAAACAGAGCAGACCAATTATTGTCAGAATCAGATTTGCCGCAAGAAAACGATTTTTTGAGTGAAACTACCCGTCTTTGGGAACAATCTTACCTACCCTTTATCAATGAATTAGGCATCAGGTCTTGTATTTTTCGTATCGGCATCGTACTTTCAAACAAAGGAGGGGCATTGCCTAAAATGGATTTACCTGTTCGTTTTTGCGCTCCCGGCTTTTATTTTGGTACCGGAAAACAATTTTATTCCTGGATTCATATTGATGACTTGTGTCGCTTGTTCATCCATGCCATTGAAAATACCCACATGAGCGGAACTTACAATGCTGTTTCACCCAACCCTGTAACAAATAAAGAATTTGTTCTGTCCATCTTGAGTGCCAAAGAAAGATATGCTTTAGCTTTACCGGTTCCTGAATGGGCGCTGCGGATTGGATTGGGACAAATGGCAGATATAATTTTTCACAGTGCCAAAGCATCATCAAGTAAGGTTGAGAACTCTGGGTTTTCTTTCAATTTCCCAAACCTTAGAAGTGCGTTAAAAAATATTTACGATAAACCCTAA